GTCCCGCGGAGTTCGCGGCAGACCTCGTCGCATGTCTTTCAGGGCTGCCCGTTTCCGCTGGCCCTGACTCTCGCACCTACCGCCTCCGAAAACTCGCTGCACGGAACAAAGGCCCGGTCGCGGCCGTGCTGATCGGTGTGTTTTCACTCATTGCCGTCTCTGTCATGCAACTGCGGGCGGCGCGTCAGGAGCGTTCGTTGCGACTGGTGACAGACGATGCGCTCAAGCAGGCAACTCGGCGCGGGGTCGAACTCGAGGAGGCCAACCGGCAACTGCGCCGCCAGCGAACGCTGGCAAACCTGGCGGCGGCAGCCGCCCACATCGAAGTCGGCGACGCCACTGCGGCTCAACAGCGCCTCCTGAGCATTCCTCCCGACGAAAGACCGTGGGAGTGGCGACTTCTCGCGGCGGAGTCCGACCGAGCGGAATCCCGGGCTCGCCCATTCCGGAACAACATCGAAGAACTGAGCCTGAACCCGGATGGACGTCTTCTCGCGGCCGCGGCGACGTACGAAGACATACGTGTTCTGGACTCGACAACCCTGGAAACGGTTGCGATTCTGCCGGGATTTGCCGGACAGCAGTCGATCGCCTGCGCCTTCCATCCGCGCGAGCCGGTCCTGATCGTCGGCGCATGGGACGGCCGTCTCAGGTCGTACAGCGCGGAGTCGTTTGAAGTTGTGCGTGAATCTTCGACCGTGCCGATCGACGACCTTCTGGTCTCGACAGACGGCTCGTTGATTGCCTTCCGAGATGCTCGCGACAATCGGGTTGTTCTGTGTGAGTATCCAAGCCTCAAGGAGCGCACCCGCTTCGGAGACGAGGTCCGGGGCCTGGCTTTTCTGCCTGAATCGCGCAACATTGTGACCGTCGGCGCCGGCCGCGCGTGTGTGCATGACGAGAGCGGTCGGTTGGTTCGACATGCGGTCATCCCCGACGGCTTCGCTGATGTCTGCGTCTCGTCATCCGGCGCACGGATGGCGACCATGTCGGACCAGGCGATAGTTCTCGAGACGAGCGCACTGCGGACCACGGCTCGGGTCAGCGCCGTGTCCAGATTCATCACGGGTGCTTTCGTATGCGGCGATCGCTGGATCGCTGGTGGAGGCGTCGACGCTGCACTCCGACTGATCGACCCGGCATCTGGAATCGTCTCGCACCGGTTGCTCTGCCCGGGGCGAGGCGTCTTCGTGGGCCCTCAATCCGCAGATGGCCGTACGCTCTTCACGGGTTCTTATGACGGGCAGGTTCATCGCTGGAGCCTCACCGAACTCGGCTTCGCGCAGCGGGATTCCGAGCCCCCGATCAGTGTTTCCATACGATCCGACGGCAACGCATTGGCCTTGATTGCCCCGCACGGAGGAAGGGTCTCGATCCTCCGCTCGCAGGATCTTGGAACAAGCGCTGAACTCCAATCGGGGCTTTCGAGAGTCTCCGCGGCTGAGTTTGTCCACGAGCGCAATACCTTGATTGCCTCGGGCGTCGGCGGCACGGTCAGCATCGATGTCGACAGTAAACACGTTCGAACAATCGAGGTCCCCGGCGGTGTCGCCCACGACTCGGCGCTCGCGGCAAGGCCCAACAGCAATGAAGTGCTGATCGGATCACCCGGCGGAAGCGCTTGGAGGATCGACGCCGCATCCCTCCGCACCGTGCCCTTAAGCAGTTCCGGAGCCTCGCTGGGACTGCCGCTGGCGGTAGGTCCTACCGGTCGGCTAGCGGTTTGCGCCGACATCGGCGTCGCGCGTGTTGTGGACATCGAACGCGGCGCGGTCGTGTGCACCTTGCCGGAGAACACGAACGATCGAGTCAACTGCGCTGCCGTCTCACCCGACGACCGCTTCGCGGCCATTGGTAGCTGGGATTCTAAGCTGCAAGTGTGGCGAATTGCCGACACAACTCTGATTGCGGACCTGGAACTTGATTCCGCGCCGCTTTCGGTCGGCTTCATGGCGGATGGCGATAGCCTTGTTGTCACTGATGTTGCGGGCTACCTTCGCGTGTGGAGCACACGTGACTTCGCATCAACCCTGGTCATGCGTGCGGGACGCAGCTGGCTGGGATCCCGCGTGCATCCGGACCAGCAAAGACTGCTGACATTTGAGTCACTCGCCCCGGCGACCATCCGCTGGTGGCCCGCGCACAGCAACCGCTCGACGCCGGAGACGGATTGGCCACGATGATGGTGAGGGTCACCGACCATCGACTCCAGAATGACCAGTTCGCTCCTGGAAAGGTCGAGAGTTCCCCACGTGTGTGCGCTGCTTCGTTCGCGCCTTCAACTCGACCTCCTGTGGTCGGCCGCTGGAATGTCCGGTCTTGGCCGCTTAACGGCGGGTTTGCCGCCGCGTGCATCTCCCCGGTAGCGGGGATAATTTCACAAAAAAAGCCCTGTGGGTGCCAACTACCTCATCACGTCCCCGAAATTGGCGGTCATGCCGCCCTCCGGTAGCGATGGTGGAGGCCACCGACCATCGGCTCCGCGATGATCGGCCCGTCCCCAGGAAGGTCTGGCGTGCGTCCGTTCGGCGAGTCACGACCCAACGCTTGATGGCAGCGGGATTCGTGGTAGTAGTTCAAGTAATCCCCGACCAACCTCAGCAGGTGTTGCTCGTTCAGAACGATGACATGATCGAGGCATTCTCGTCGCATTGTCCCGATCACCCGCTCCGCGTACGCGTTCTGCCAGGGCGAGCCGAGCGAGGTCCGAACCTGCGTGATCCCCATCGCGCTCAAGCACCGATCGACCGCTTGGCCGAAAACTGAGTCATTGTCGTGGATCAGGAACCGTGGCGCCGAGTCGAACGGGAAGGCTTCTCGCAGTTGACGCACAACCCACTCCGCCGTCGGATGGGCCGTCACGTTGAAGTGGATGACTCGTCGCCTTGCATGGTGCAAGATCACGAACACGTACAGCACGCGGCCCGTGATGGTCGGTACGGCGAAGAAGTCCATCGCGGCCGTGCAGTCCAGGTGGTTGTGGATGAACGCCCGCCACGTCGAGGACCGCGGCCCGCGCTCACGATCACGGCCGAGGTACTTGGCGATCGTCGCCCGCCCAATCCTGTGCCCAAGCATCGACAGCTCCGCCTGAATCCGCGGCGTTCCCCACAGCGGGTTCTCGGACGCCATCCGCTTGATGAGAGCTCGAACATTCGTCCTTACCGGCGGCCGCCCGCCCCGCGACTTCCAGCGCCAGAACAGCCGGAACCCGGCTCGATGCCACCCGACCACCGTCGCCGGCTTGACAATGACCAGGCACTCCCGCCATCGCCGCAGCACCCGCCGCGCCACAACCCACACCATCCGATCCCGCCGCGTCAGCCGCGGCCGCTTCACCGACCGTTGCAGCACAGAAAGCTGATGCCGCAACAGGGCATTCTCCGCAGCCAGTGCCGCGTGGTTTGCCAAGACCCCGCGGAGAAACGTCAGGAACACCACCATCCCGACAGCCTACTTTCGATCGCTCAATACTCCGCTGCACAGGAGTTTGCACACGTTGCAATGCAGCGAAGTCACAGGGCTACACCTTCACATTCAACTCGACCTCCTGTGGTGGCGGTGGGTTTCGTGTCCGGTTTTGGCCGCTTAACGGCGGGTTTGCCGCCGCGCGCATCTCCCCGGTAGCGGGGATGATCTGGCGAGAAAACCAGCCTGCTGTTGCGCCACGGTGGTTGAAGGCACCTGGCTGACACCACCGCGTTTGCCACCCTACCGGCACCCGAATGTCAGCGTGCGGGCGGTGTCGCCAACCCGATTCTGAAGAGCAGCGCGCGGCTCGCGCGGCCGCAGCCGGGGCATGGCGAAGGGGGCTTGGGCTCGTCGGGCTCGATGGCGAACACAAGACCGCCGGGACCATTGCCGCCGCAGAGGTCGCAGCGCGCGGCAACCGCCACGAGACGGCGCTCGATGGCCGAGACGCGGCGCTGGAGGGGGCTGCGTCCCATCAGTAGGGCGTCTCCGCCGGCACACCGCCGGTGAGCACCAGCCTGCCGCCGGAATCGTCGAGCCTGCCCCGCCACGCGCGCGGGCAGCCCCGGCAGATGATCAGGTCATCGTTGAGCTGTGTGCAGCCGCGGAGCGGGCCGGTGCCGGTCTCGGGATCGACACCGCCGCAGCACGTGCACAGGCGCGGCGCCATCGCCCGCACGAACCTGGCGTGCACACGCTCCAGCCGACCGACTCGTGCGGTCAACCGCGCCATTGCTCGCCCTCGCGCTTGTCGCCACCCTGCTGCCCGTCCTCCAGCCGCTCGATGCGCTCGACCAAGTCGTCCAGCTCGATCGACTCGCGGCCGAAGCGCATCATCGCGGCGGCCGCGGCCACCTTCGACGGGCTCGCGCTGAGCGGGTCGGTCATGACCTTGGCCAGCACGTTCACCGCGAGCGGCGTGTAGTGCTGCGTGAGCGCGATCGCCTGCGCAAACATCTGGCGGCGGGCCGAGCGGAAGGCCTCGCGGAACACCGGCTCCCGGAGCCAGCGCCGGAGCGTGCGGTCGCTGACATCGGCGGCCTTGGCGGCCTTGGCGAGCGTGGGCTGGGTGAGCAGCGCCGCGATCGCGGCCTCCTGCTCGGGCGTCAGCCCCTCGTCGAACGTGAACTCCATGAATGCACCCCCGGAATGGTGATGGCGAATTGTAACCCCGTACGCGCGGCGTATCGGCCAGCGCGGCGGTCGTTGGCCGACGCGGCGGCGTGGGCGCGAGCGGGAACGCGTGGCGGCAATCGCCGCCGGACGGGAACGGCCCCGCGCGGGCCAACGTCGCCCAACGGCGCGGAAGCACCATGAACAGCCAGGCCGTGGGGCTGAAGTACGGACGGCACTAGGCGCGTGTTAGGCGCGCCGAAGAACTTGCCCACATGCCGCAGAATCTTCTCGGATTCGCCTTGCTGACGGGGGGATTGCATGGCTTCATGTGTCACACGCGAGCGGGAACCAACGCCCCCGCCGCGAAGGAGCACACGACCATGAACATCAAAGCCATCGTCATCGAGGGAACGAACGGGGATGTCGAGATCACCCGCACCGCGACCGGGGCGCAAGCCACCCGCAACCACGACATCATCGCCGAGGTCAGCCGGGGTGACGACCGCGAGGACCGCTACGCCAGCGCCGTCTCGGTGGCGCGGGCCATCTACCGGGCCGACAGGCGGGGCGGCGCGGCGGCGACCAACTCGATGGTTCACGCGGTGCTCGACCAGATCGAGCGCGTCGCGGGCATCTGAACCGGCCACCACACCACCAACCACCAGGAGACCACGAACATGACAAACACAACGACCAACCCCGCCCCCCCCGCCACGCACACCCCCGAGTACCAGGCCCTTGCCGACGCCTGCCGCACGATGGTGGACGCGTTCTGCAACAACAGCACCGCCAACCAGCGGGCCGCGGCCGCGCGGGTTCTCGACCTGCTGGGGGAGCGCGAGATTCCGGCCGACGAGATTCTCGACGACCTGCGCATCACGAAGAACGAAGGTCGGCGCGGCGGGGCGGGCGGCCGCTGGGTGGCCGGATGCTTGGCCCGCCACGAGTTCGAGGCGCTCGTGTTCCCCGAGCACGCGGAAAGCCCCGACTACGAGATGGACCAGAGCCGCATCAGCAAGTTCTGGCTGCGGGACCAGCTCACCGACCAGGTGGTCTGCGAGTTCGACCGTGGGTGGTCCATCAAACCCAGCACGGCGGCCGCCAAGAACATCACCGGCCTGCTCGCCCACGGGTTGGCCGACTACGTGTTCGGCGAGTAACCCCACGCACCCCCCACCAACCACCAGGAGATCACCACCGTGAGCACCACCAAGACCAACCTGGACCGAACCGCCAAGCAGAACGCCCTCAGCGCCGAGATGGAGTGGGCCAAGGTCGAACTGCTGTTGGAGACGCTGGAAACCCGCAAGCGCGACGCGCTCGACATTCACGAGGTACCCGTGTGGTCGATCAAGGACATCGTGCGGCACGCCTTCGAGACCGGCTACCGCGAGGGTCTGCACGCGGGCTACCGACAGGGGCGGGGCGATGCGTGCGCGGAGTCCGCGGGCGGCACAGCCCCGAGCAGCCCGCGCAACCCCGAGTTGCCCACAGCATGAACTGCACGCGGCGGCGCGGTAGCCCGCGCCGACCACGCTTGCCCAACGCGATGTGCGACGGGCGTTCCGCAACCTGATTTGGAGACGACCATGAGCAGCAAGAAGAAGACATCGGTGCGCGCAGGCGCGAAAAGCACGAACAAGCCCCCCCCCAGCACGCCAGCGAAGGGCGCGAGCGACAAGGCCCGCAAGGCGGCCAGCGCGGAGATTCAGGAACGCATCGAGCGACTGGACGCGACCGATGCACCCGGCCCCGACCCGACGGCCGCCCAAGACGCGGCCGAAACCAAGCCAAGCACCACGCGCGGCAAGGGCGCGAAGGCCGCACCCGCGGGAACGTCGGCCAAGAGCGCGAAGACCCCGGCCCCGAAACCCGCGAAGGAGCCGAAGGCCAAGAAGGTCAAGACGCCCAAGCCCCCGAAGGTCAAGAAGGTCTCCTGCCTCGACGCCGCCGCGCAGGTGCTCGCCGCCAGCGACAAGCCCATGAAGGCCACCGACATGATCGCGGCGATGGAAGCGAAGGGTCTGTGGAAGACCGGCAAGGGCCTCACGCCCGAGGCAACGTTGTACGCCGCCGTCATCAGGGAGATCGCCGCCAAGGGGCGCGAGGCTCGCTTCAAGAAGCACGACCGCGGCCTCTTCGTGGCCGGGAAGGGGGCGAACTGAACCATGTTGACCGTCGCCAAGCTCTCCGACATCCTGAACGGGCTCGACCCCGATGCGCCGGTCATCGCCGGCATCATCAACGGCGATTGCTACAACGCCGCCGACGCCATGCAGCAGGTGCATGGCGGCGTACTGAGCCTCTACATCCTGTGCTACGAGGAGCCGCGCGACTGGGAATGGGACGGCGACCCGCCCATCATCAACGCCGATGGCACCGGGACTCTGCGGTACGACCCGCCAACGGACGACGCGCCCTCCGGCGACAGGAAGGGGGCCTAACCCATGAAGCTCAACGAGATTGAAGTCGGCGGCCGCTACACCGCCAAGGTCTCGGGCCAACTCACCACCGTCCGCGTGCTGGCGATCCGCGAGGTGCCCCCCGCGTGGCACGACGACAAAGGTGGCTGGCGCAAGCGCATCGACGTGGTCAACGAGCGGACGGGCCGCAAGACCTCGTTCGCCTCGGCGGCGAAGCTGCGGCGCAGGGTCGATACGCCGGAACCAGCACCCGTCGAACCGAAGCCCGCCGCTTGATCGCATGGCTTCACGCCTCCCCCACCCCGGTGACCGCCGGGGTTTTCTCAGTGCTGCACTTCAAGTGCGCGTCCGTAGCGGTGTCCGCCCGAGCCGCCGCTGCGGCCAGCTCCCGCCGCCGCGCGATCTGCTGAAGCGCCAGTTCCCGGATGCCCGCCTGCTCGCGCGGGTACAGGTCGCGCCGGCTGATCTGGTACTCCACCAGCGAGTTCATGAACTCCATGAACAGCGCCACGACCACATTGGAGTCGGGCACGAGCGGCGCCTTGGGAGGCAAGCCGTCTTTGGGCCACAGCCGGTCAGGGGCCTGGTAGATGAGCCCGAACGAGAGATGGGCCGCGCACGGGCGGGGCTTGCCGGGCTCGCCGAACCAGGTGTAGTTCAGCACCTTGCGTCGGTCGATGATGCGGCGGATCAGGTCGGCGTGGTCGGCGCTGGCGGCTTCGTAGCGGTCGGTCCAGCGGTCGCAAGCTTCGTGGATAGTCATCTTCTGCGCAACCGCCACGCGGGCCTCCAGGCGGGCCACGCGGGCGTAGGCGCGGGAGCGGGGAAGGCGGGCGGTCACTTGGGCGACTCCGCGTCGTGGGCGACCGTGGTGCCAACGTTGGCAATCCGCTCGGCCTTCTTCCCGCTGAACGACTCGTACCGCTGCACGATCACGTCGCAGTAGAGCGGGTCCAGTTCCATGAGGAACGCGCGTCGGCCCTGCTGCTCGGCGGCGATGAGCGTCGAGCCTGAGCCGCCGAAGAGGTCGAGCACGTTCTCGCCGGGCTTGGATGAGTACGCCATCGCACGAGCCGCGAGTTCGACGGGTTTCTCGGTCAAATGTATCATGGACTGCGGGTTGACCTTCTTCACGTGCCAGAGGTCGGGGATGTTGGCGGGGCCGAAGAAGCGGTGCGCAGCGCCCTCACGCCATCCATAGAACGCCCATTCATGAGCGCCCATGAAGTCTTTGCGCGTCAAAACCGGGTGCTGCTTGTCCCAGATCACCGCCTGCGAGAAGTACAGCCCGTGCTTCTTCAGGACCGGCGGGTAGTTGCCGCAGTTGGCGTAGCCGCCCCAAATGTAAAAGCCACCGCCGGGGATGAGCACGCGCGCGATGTTGCCGAACCACGAGTCGAGCAGACGGTCGAACTCGTCATCGCTGACGAAGTCGTTGGCCAGGGGGCGATCCTTGGCCCTGAGCTTCTTGTGCGTTGCGCGCCCCTTCTCGGGGTATCGGTTGAGGTCTGCGCTCTGCTGGTCGTGCTGATCGGCCTTGCCAGGGAGCGAGAACGAACTCAGACCGGCGACGATCGCGTTGTTGGATCGTGGCTCAACACGAACGTTGTACGGCGGGTCGGTGTTGCAGAGATGCACCGGCTGCCCATCCAGCAGCCTGTCCACATCCTCGGGCTTCGATGAATCACCGCAGAGCAGGCGATGGTTGCCGAGGATGATCAGGTCGCCCGGCTGCGTGATCGCGGCGTCGGGCGGCGCAGGCACCTCGTCGGGATCGACCAGACCCGCGTTCCCCGGCGGGGCCATGATCTCGGCCAGTTCATCGTCGTCGAACCCGAGGTGGCGGATGTCCACACCAAGGTCCTTCAACTCCGCCAGTTCGATCGGCAGAATCT
This genomic interval from Phycisphaerales bacterium contains the following:
- a CDS encoding protein kinase — protein: MSDPVRELQQIFDKVVDLAPEERARRLTELCGEDRELRAEVEQLLAALERSSRAHGIVRPISPAYAASALDAESDSMVPAAFGPYRSIRSLGEGGYGLVYLAERTEPFRQLVAIKVLKPGLDTRAILSRFDHERRALALLSHPAIAKILDAGETEQGRPYFAMEYVEGVSLSKFCREHNPPIPTRIKLLVEVAAAIQYAHSKGVIHRDLKPGNILVAGAPDRPRPVVIDFGIAKIAEATAGPSLTLEGRGPLGTPEYMSPEQFSIEAGEIDTRTDVYALGAVLYELISDRPPAYQTALEGRSTESIARLICESEPIFPAPSSNALHGTRSTAASARLTRELGWIAMEALRREPDRRYQSPAEFAADLVACLSGLPVSAGPDSRTYRLRKLAARNKGPVAAVLIGVFSLIAVSVMQLRAARQERSLRLVTDDALKQATRRGVELEEANRQLRRQRTLANLAAAAAHIEVGDATAAQQRLLSIPPDERPWEWRLLAAESDRAESRARPFRNNIEELSLNPDGRLLAAAATYEDIRVLDSTTLETVAILPGFAGQQSIACAFHPREPVLIVGAWDGRLRSYSAESFEVVRESSTVPIDDLLVSTDGSLIAFRDARDNRVVLCEYPSLKERTRFGDEVRGLAFLPESRNIVTVGAGRACVHDESGRLVRHAVIPDGFADVCVSSSGARMATMSDQAIVLETSALRTTARVSAVSRFITGAFVCGDRWIAGGGVDAALRLIDPASGIVSHRLLCPGRGVFVGPQSADGRTLFTGSYDGQVHRWSLTELGFAQRDSEPPISVSIRSDGNALALIAPHGGRVSILRSQDLGTSAELQSGLSRVSAAEFVHERNTLIASGVGGTVSIDVDSKHVRTIEVPGGVAHDSALAARPNSNEVLIGSPGGSAWRIDAASLRTVPLSSSGASLGLPLAVGPTGRLAVCADIGVARVVDIERGAVVCTLPENTNDRVNCAAVSPDDRFAAIGSWDSKLQVWRIADTTLIADLELDSAPLSVGFMADGDSLVVTDVAGYLRVWSTRDFASTLVMRAGRSWLGSRVHPDQQRLLTFESLAPATIRWWPAHSNRSTPETDWPR
- a CDS encoding transposase gives rise to the protein MVVFLTFLRGVLANHAALAAENALLRHQLSVLQRSVKRPRLTRRDRMVWVVARRVLRRWRECLVIVKPATVVGWHRAGFRLFWRWKSRGGRPPVRTNVRALIKRMASENPLWGTPRIQAELSMLGHRIGRATIAKYLGRDRERGPRSSTWRAFIHNHLDCTAAMDFFAVPTITGRVLYVFVILHHARRRVIHFNVTAHPTAEWVVRQLREAFPFDSAPRFLIHDNDSVFGQAVDRCLSAMGITQVRTSLGSPWQNAYAERVIGTMRRECLDHVIVLNEQHLLRLVGDYLNYYHESRCHQALGRDSPNGRTPDLPGDGPIIAEPMVGGLHHRYRRAA
- a CDS encoding winged helix-turn-helix domain-containing protein, translated to MSSKKKTSVRAGAKSTNKPPPSTPAKGASDKARKAASAEIQERIERLDATDAPGPDPTAAQDAAETKPSTTRGKGAKAAPAGTSAKSAKTPAPKPAKEPKAKKVKTPKPPKVKKVSCLDAAAQVLAASDKPMKATDMIAAMEAKGLWKTGKGLTPEATLYAAVIREIAAKGREARFKKHDRGLFVAGKGAN
- a CDS encoding ParB N-terminal domain-containing protein, which codes for MQLNNLAVELRPIESIKPYDKNPRKNDPAVDAVARSIVDFGFRQPIVVDGEGVIVVGHTRYKAAQKLGLARVPVHVATDLTPDKAKAYRIADNQTATIADWDFEILPIELAELKDLGVDIRHLGFDDDELAEIMAPPGNAGLVDPDEVPAPPDAAITQPGDLIILGNHRLLCGDSSKPEDVDRLLDGQPVHLCNTDPPYNVRVEPRSNNAIVAGLSSFSLPGKADQHDQQSADLNRYPEKGRATHKKLRAKDRPLANDFVSDDEFDRLLDSWFGNIARVLIPGGGFYIWGGYANCGNYPPVLKKHGLYFSQAVIWDKQHPVLTRKDFMGAHEWAFYGWREGAAHRFFGPANIPDLWHVKKVNPQSMIHLTEKPVELAARAMAYSSKPGENVLDLFGGSGSTLIAAEQQGRRAFLMELDPLYCDVIVQRYESFSGKKAERIANVGTTVAHDAESPK